In Thermococcus stetteri, the following proteins share a genomic window:
- a CDS encoding glycosyltransferase family 2 protein, whose product MRGISVTKVSVIVPVYNMKNYIPRLLQSIENQTYDRWELILVDDHSDDGTYELLLDFRDKHPDKVEVLRTPKPRSSPMVGKNIGIEVSSGRYIAFIDSDDWWSETFLEDTVSKMDGVDGTCTEYYDVLERDGKKIHVKFSKKGEVSWEDVLKLKVRFGNGNSLLKRSIIENYGILFPPELWYSEDVYFYAQYLSVADRVYAVSKPHFYHLVREVSMVQGKGDDPEKKLKQTLRVYKKVCERIQKISIRSRDVCTLLEGYLRPYSIMSYITAISDSYGREYARETFWRYSRYVFSYKPTNSHLSKLTLLWVVDLFIPVRFLLRRLFSRE is encoded by the coding sequence TTGAGGGGAATATCAGTGACAAAGGTCTCCGTGATTGTCCCGGTGTACAATATGAAAAATTACATTCCACGACTCCTGCAATCGATCGAAAACCAAACTTACGATAGATGGGAGCTTATTCTGGTTGACGATCACTCAGATGATGGTACCTACGAGCTACTTCTCGACTTTAGGGACAAACACCCCGACAAGGTTGAAGTTTTGAGGACACCAAAGCCGAGAAGCAGTCCAATGGTAGGAAAGAACATCGGGATAGAGGTGTCATCTGGAAGATATATAGCTTTCATAGACAGCGACGACTGGTGGAGCGAGACGTTTTTAGAGGACACTGTCAGTAAAATGGATGGAGTTGATGGAACTTGCACCGAGTATTATGACGTCCTCGAGAGAGATGGCAAGAAAATTCACGTGAAATTTTCTAAGAAGGGGGAAGTCTCTTGGGAAGATGTGCTAAAGCTAAAGGTCCGCTTTGGTAATGGGAACTCACTCCTGAAAAGGAGCATAATCGAGAACTACGGCATACTCTTTCCACCGGAGCTTTGGTATTCTGAGGATGTCTATTTCTACGCCCAGTATCTCTCAGTTGCGGACAGGGTATACGCAGTGTCAAAGCCCCATTTTTACCACTTAGTCAGAGAAGTCTCCATGGTTCAGGGAAAGGGGGATGACCCGGAGAAAAAGTTAAAACAAACTTTGAGGGTATACAAAAAGGTTTGTGAAAGAATTCAAAAAATCTCGATAAGGAGTAGAGATGTTTGTACACTTCTGGAGGGATATCTGAGACCATACAGCATTATGAGTTACATCACGGCTATTTCTGACTCTTATGGTAGAGAATACGCGAGAGAAACCTTTTGGAGGTACTCCAGGTATGTCTTCTCGTATAAACCAACGAATTCACATTTGTCTAAATTGACGCTTTTGTGGGTGGTTGACTTGTTTATCCCTGTTAGGTTCCTTTTGAGGAGACTATTCTCTCGAGAGTGA